A genome region from Chryseobacterium sp. G0186 includes the following:
- a CDS encoding DUF4349 domain-containing protein, which translates to MKTTYIKLSLSAVLLLGIYSCKKGEATSAYDVSADSAAVTSDSVSAVASMQVKDKQFIKTADVNMEVKDVYSTTISIEKSAQDLGGFVTKSNLQSNVVSEDTYNTSDTEAMLIKKYKTENTIQVRVPTDKLGEFLTFINTNKLFLNSRTINAEDVTANIKYSELEAKRNQKTSENIDKIKANKDKVNLDDENMSEANLQKLSTMNIADHLKYSTVDIYIKEPKLRIAEIAITNTNSIDSKYRYNFIYDAKDGFVYGFYLIQRIIVALINIWPVVLIASGLIYFFRKRKAAKSEQSKIQE; encoded by the coding sequence ATGAAAACAACTTACATCAAATTATCATTATCTGCAGTTCTTTTATTAGGAATTTATTCCTGTAAAAAAGGTGAGGCGACTTCCGCCTATGACGTATCAGCTGACTCTGCAGCAGTAACATCAGACAGTGTTTCAGCTGTTGCAAGCATGCAGGTAAAAGACAAACAGTTTATCAAAACGGCAGATGTCAATATGGAAGTAAAAGATGTATACAGCACCACCATTTCCATTGAAAAATCCGCTCAGGATCTTGGAGGTTTTGTCACTAAAAGCAATCTTCAAAGTAATGTGGTTTCTGAAGACACCTATAATACGTCTGATACTGAAGCGATGTTAATTAAAAAATATAAGACTGAAAACACGATACAAGTAAGAGTGCCGACAGATAAATTAGGAGAATTTCTGACATTTATCAATACGAATAAGCTGTTTCTTAATTCAAGAACCATCAATGCGGAAGATGTAACGGCTAATATCAAGTATTCTGAGCTGGAAGCAAAAAGAAATCAGAAAACATCAGAAAATATTGATAAAATAAAAGCCAATAAAGACAAAGTGAATTTGGATGATGAGAATATGTCAGAAGCAAATCTTCAAAAGCTAAGCACAATGAATATTGCAGATCATCTGAAATACAGCACTGTTGATATTTATATAAAGGAGCCCAAGCTACGTATTGCCGAAATTGCGATTACCAATACCAACAGCATTGATAGTAAATACAGATACAACTTCATCTATGATGCAAAAGATGGCTTTGTATATGGATTTTACCTGATTCAGAGAATCATCGTAGCTCTTATTAACATCTGGCCCGTTGTATTAATTGCCAGCGGACTGATCTATTTTTTCAGAAAAAGAAAAGCTGCAAAATCTGAACAATCAAAAATTCAGGAATAA
- a CDS encoding TraB/GumN family protein: MKNLVKLGFAALLSMNSMTATAQNKSTNNDNSLLWEVTGNGLSKSSYIAGTFHILCNKDFDIKPKIWNALNASENFVMEINYTDQNEMLAMQKMMSADKKISEQLTAAESQELDKALADYGTSLEKVDSQSPQALYALVATKAIPCPPNEVKMYEIELLKTALKNKKSVGGLEKVDDQINAIGQAYSLKEVISQLKLGNEYSIAAQKMTEAFKNENLKNLDQLIKDPKFMNKKQEKLVLTDRNKNWVQKMPEMMKKQSSFFAVGSGHLWGENGLINLLKAKGYTVKPVSSL, translated from the coding sequence ATGAAAAATTTAGTAAAACTTGGATTCGCAGCATTATTATCAATGAATTCTATGACTGCAACAGCACAGAATAAGAGTACCAATAATGACAATAGTCTTCTATGGGAGGTTACAGGAAATGGCCTTTCTAAATCCTCTTACATTGCCGGAACATTTCATATCTTATGCAACAAAGATTTTGATATAAAACCTAAGATTTGGAATGCGCTTAATGCCTCAGAGAATTTTGTTATGGAAATTAATTATACAGATCAAAATGAAATGCTTGCCATGCAAAAAATGATGTCTGCGGATAAGAAAATCTCTGAACAACTGACCGCTGCGGAATCTCAAGAGCTAGACAAAGCCCTTGCCGATTATGGAACAAGTCTAGAAAAGGTTGATTCCCAGAGCCCGCAGGCTTTATATGCTCTTGTTGCAACGAAAGCCATCCCATGTCCTCCGAATGAAGTAAAAATGTATGAAATTGAACTGCTGAAAACAGCATTGAAAAATAAGAAAAGCGTAGGCGGTCTGGAAAAAGTAGACGATCAAATCAATGCAATTGGCCAGGCATACAGCCTAAAGGAAGTCATCTCCCAACTGAAATTAGGTAATGAGTACAGCATTGCTGCACAAAAAATGACTGAAGCATTCAAAAATGAGAATTTGAAGAATCTGGATCAACTTATCAAGGACCCAAAGTTCATGAATAAAAAACAGGAAAAACTGGTTCTGACAGACAGAAACAAAAACTGGGTACAAAAAATGCCGGAAATGATGAAGAAACAAAGTTCTTTCTTTGCGGTAGGCAGTGGCCATCTTTGGGGAGAAAACGGGTTAATCAATCTCCTGAAAGCAAAGGGATACACCGTAAAACCTGTATCAAGCCTATAA
- a CDS encoding RNA polymerase sigma factor, with product MSNPTEAAFLKLVNQHKGILYKASRIYADSIEDREDLQQEILIQLWKSYQNFKGNSEFSTWMYRVAINTAITYLKKEKQRSNNRTDAPHHFEVQQEDYNPTKDRQLEIFYNAVQELNSLEKAVIFYFMEGMSHKEIGNNLGISEGNARVKLNRTKEKIQQIIKKSGYEF from the coding sequence GTGAGTAATCCAACTGAAGCTGCCTTTTTAAAGCTTGTTAACCAGCACAAAGGCATTTTATACAAAGCCTCCCGGATCTATGCCGATTCTATAGAGGACCGGGAAGACCTCCAGCAGGAAATCCTTATTCAACTCTGGAAATCCTACCAAAACTTTAAGGGAAACAGTGAATTTTCAACATGGATGTACCGTGTTGCCATCAATACCGCCATCACTTATCTGAAAAAGGAAAAGCAAAGATCCAACAATCGCACTGATGCACCCCATCATTTTGAAGTACAACAGGAGGATTACAACCCAACAAAAGACAGACAGCTTGAAATTTTTTACAATGCCGTTCAGGAGTTGAACTCTTTGGAGAAAGCCGTCATCTTTTATTTCATGGAAGGAATGTCACATAAAGAAATTGGAAACAATCTCGGGATTAGCGAAGGCAATGCCCGTGTAAAACTCAACAGAACTAAAGAAAAAATACAGCAAATCATAAAAAAATCAGGTTATGAATTTTGA
- the pgi gene encoding glucose-6-phosphate isomerase, producing the protein MLSKINPTQTNSWKALDEHFASNDLDLRSLFQYNPNRFEEFSLQKDNFLFDYSKNLIDAKTKALLLQLAEECQLKDAISKMFSGDKINETEGRAVLHTALRDFSDREILVDGENIKPQIKRVLEHMKAFSEKIISGAHKGFSGKEITDVVNIGIGGSDLGPVMVCSALKHFKTRLNVHFVSNVDGNHIAEVVKNLNPETTLFIIASKTFTTQETMTNANSAKDWFLKAGKQEDVAKHFVALSTNIEAVKNFGIAEENIFEFWDWVGGRYSLWSAIGLSIVLAVGYENFEQLLRGAFDTDQHFQTEDFSENVPVLMGLLGIWYRNFYAATSYAILPYSQYLDRFAAYLQQGDMESNGKCVDRNGEFVEYETGPIIWGEPGTNGQHAFYQLIHQGTELIPADFIAYAKSSNKVSDHQDKLLANFFAQTEALAFGKSEEEVEEELINAGKSDEEIDKLLNYKVFHGNTPTNSMIFKELTPFSLGQLIAMYEHKIFVQGVIWNIFSFDQFGVELGKVLANKILPELESNEVVSSHDSSTNGLINYYKGNK; encoded by the coding sequence ATGCTATCAAAAATAAATCCTACACAAACCAATAGCTGGAAAGCCCTTGACGAGCATTTTGCATCAAATGATCTTGACCTAAGAAGTCTTTTCCAGTACAACCCTAACCGTTTTGAAGAGTTCTCTCTACAAAAGGATAACTTCCTTTTTGATTATTCTAAAAACTTAATTGATGCCAAAACAAAGGCTCTTTTACTCCAACTAGCAGAAGAATGCCAGTTAAAGGATGCTATTTCCAAAATGTTTTCCGGTGATAAGATTAATGAAACAGAGGGCAGAGCCGTATTGCATACTGCTTTGAGAGATTTTTCTGACCGAGAGATTCTTGTGGACGGTGAAAACATCAAGCCACAGATCAAAAGAGTTCTTGAGCATATGAAGGCTTTCTCAGAAAAAATCATATCTGGAGCACACAAAGGATTCAGCGGAAAAGAGATCACAGATGTAGTAAATATCGGGATTGGAGGTTCAGATTTGGGACCTGTAATGGTTTGTTCGGCTTTAAAGCATTTTAAAACAAGATTAAATGTTCACTTCGTTTCCAACGTAGATGGAAATCATATTGCAGAGGTTGTTAAAAACCTAAATCCTGAAACTACTTTATTCATCATTGCCTCCAAGACATTTACGACTCAGGAGACCATGACGAATGCCAACTCAGCAAAGGACTGGTTCCTTAAGGCCGGGAAACAGGAAGATGTAGCGAAACACTTCGTAGCCTTATCTACTAATATTGAAGCAGTTAAAAACTTCGGAATCGCAGAAGAAAACATTTTTGAATTCTGGGATTGGGTAGGCGGAAGATACTCTCTTTGGAGTGCTATCGGGTTAAGCATTGTATTGGCTGTAGGCTATGAAAATTTTGAACAGCTGTTGAGAGGAGCTTTTGATACTGACCAACATTTCCAAACTGAGGATTTCTCTGAGAATGTTCCTGTATTAATGGGGCTTTTAGGAATCTGGTACCGCAATTTCTATGCAGCAACGAGCTATGCTATTTTGCCATACTCTCAATACCTGGACAGATTTGCAGCCTATCTTCAACAGGGAGATATGGAAAGTAACGGAAAATGTGTGGACAGAAATGGCGAATTTGTAGAATATGAAACGGGGCCAATTATCTGGGGAGAACCGGGAACAAATGGTCAGCATGCATTCTATCAACTGATCCACCAGGGTACCGAACTGATTCCTGCAGACTTTATTGCTTATGCTAAAAGCAGTAATAAAGTTTCTGACCATCAGGACAAATTATTAGCTAATTTCTTTGCACAGACAGAAGCTCTAGCTTTTGGAAAATCTGAGGAAGAAGTTGAAGAAGAGCTTATAAATGCAGGGAAATCTGATGAGGAAATCGATAAATTATTAAACTATAAGGTCTTCCACGGAAACACGCCCACAAACTCAATGATATTCAAGGAATTAACTCCTTTTTCATTAGGTCAGTTAATTGCTATGTATGAGCACAAAATCTTCGTTCAGGGGGTAATATGGAATATTTTCAGTTTTGACCAGTTTGGAGTGGAACTAGGAAAAGTTTTAGCCAACAAAATTCTACCGGAACTTGAAAGCAATGAAGTGGTAAGCTCACATGATAGCTCTACCAATGGATTGATTAATTATTATAAAGGAAATAAATAG
- a CDS encoding class I SAM-dependent methyltransferase, translating to MSALRSYYYKLPPGFRLLGRKIYYFPIDFYEGITGKRAKNEPKKGDIYVGSSDFIPHGIRQMNVLKKYIGLKNTDHVLDIGCGIGRTAVALSGFIDKGTYDGFDAVEKGIKWCDKHIHKKYPNFTFKFTPIYNDLYNTFSQKAENFTFPYDGAQFEKAFLFSVFTHMQIPEIKQYLQEISRVLKNNGQCLATFFLYDDSKKEEGSMSFPHQYDGYRLMDDKVTAANIAVSIPLLNQMAHDAGLKVTTIQGGFWRNDVEKENADEFQDIVVFEKI from the coding sequence ATGTCTGCATTACGATCATATTATTATAAACTGCCTCCCGGCTTTAGACTTCTAGGAAGAAAAATTTATTATTTTCCTATTGATTTCTATGAAGGCATTACCGGAAAAAGAGCCAAAAATGAACCTAAAAAAGGGGATATTTATGTGGGGAGTAGTGATTTTATCCCTCATGGGATCCGTCAGATGAATGTTCTGAAAAAATACATTGGTCTGAAGAATACCGATCATGTTTTAGATATTGGCTGTGGAATCGGGAGAACGGCTGTGGCACTATCCGGATTTATAGATAAGGGCACTTATGACGGCTTTGATGCTGTGGAAAAAGGAATTAAGTGGTGCGACAAACATATCCATAAAAAGTATCCGAACTTTACGTTCAAGTTTACTCCTATTTATAATGATCTGTACAATACGTTCAGTCAAAAGGCTGAGAATTTTACGTTTCCTTATGATGGTGCTCAATTTGAAAAAGCATTCCTGTTTTCAGTATTTACTCATATGCAGATCCCTGAAATTAAGCAATATTTACAGGAAATTAGCAGGGTATTAAAAAACAACGGACAATGTCTTGCGACGTTCTTCTTATATGATGATTCTAAAAAAGAAGAGGGAAGCATGTCTTTCCCACATCAATATGATGGATACAGACTGATGGATGACAAGGTAACTGCTGCAAATATTGCGGTAAGCATCCCTTTATTGAATCAAATGGCTCATGATGCAGGCCTGAAAGTCACTACCATACAAGGAGGGTTCTGGAGAAATGATGTAGAAAAAGAAAATGCTGACGAATTTCAGGATATTGTAGTATTCGAAAAAATCTAA
- a CDS encoding bifunctional 5,10-methylenetetrahydrofolate dehydrogenase/5,10-methenyltetrahydrofolate cyclohydrolase has protein sequence MAEILDGLKVSKEIKAEIKVEVEKILASKRRAPHLVAILVGNNGASKAYVNAKVKDCEEVGFQSSLIKFPSTVSESELLEKIDELNKSKAVDGFIVQLPLPDQIDQEKIINAIDPRKDVDGFHPENFGKMALEMDTFLPATPFGILTLLERYNIETKGKDCVIIGRSKIVGRPMSILMGRKDFPGNSTVTLTHSYTKDIEEYTKKADIVITALGDPHFLKGEMIKEGAVIVDVGITRVDNDSPKGYYLAGDVDFDSCAAKASWITPVPGGVGPMTRAMLMKNTIIAYKTSVYND, from the coding sequence ATGGCAGAAATTCTTGACGGACTAAAAGTATCCAAGGAAATAAAAGCAGAGATCAAGGTTGAAGTGGAAAAAATCCTTGCAAGTAAAAGAAGAGCACCGCATTTGGTTGCTATTCTTGTAGGGAATAACGGAGCTAGTAAGGCCTATGTAAATGCTAAAGTAAAAGATTGTGAAGAAGTTGGTTTTCAATCTAGCTTAATTAAATTCCCCAGCACAGTCTCTGAATCTGAATTATTGGAGAAAATTGATGAATTAAACAAATCTAAAGCGGTAGATGGGTTTATTGTTCAGTTACCTTTACCAGATCAGATTGATCAGGAAAAAATCATCAATGCAATTGATCCAAGAAAAGATGTGGACGGATTCCACCCCGAAAACTTTGGAAAAATGGCTCTTGAAATGGATACATTCTTACCAGCTACTCCTTTCGGAATTCTAACATTATTGGAAAGATATAATATTGAGACCAAAGGAAAAGACTGTGTAATTATTGGAAGAAGTAAAATTGTAGGAAGACCTATGAGTATCCTTATGGGAAGAAAAGATTTCCCTGGAAACTCTACTGTAACACTTACGCACTCATACACCAAAGACATCGAAGAATATACTAAAAAGGCTGATATCGTGATTACTGCCTTGGGTGATCCTCACTTTTTGAAAGGTGAAATGATCAAAGAAGGAGCTGTGATCGTGGATGTTGGTATTACAAGAGTAGATAATGATTCTCCAAAAGGATATTACCTTGCCGGTGACGTAGATTTTGACAGCTGTGCAGCAAAAGCTAGCTGGATCACACCGGTACCTGGAGGCGTAGGCCCAATGACAAGAGCAATGTTGATGAAAAACACCATCATTGCCTATAAAACTTCGGTCTATAACGACTAA
- a CDS encoding 7-carboxy-7-deazaguanine synthase QueE: MNKEQDILLKEGKMLPVMEHFYTLQGEGAHTGKAAYFIRLGGCDVGCHWCDVKESWDPELHPLMDAMEIAETAAKHCKTIVLTGGEPLTWNLEILTSKLKELGCTIHIETSGAYPMSGHLDWITLSPKKTGLPKEEIYQKAHELKVIVFNNHDFEFAQEQAAKVSENCKLYLQSEWSKRDDMYPKITDFILAHPEWQASVQTHKYLNIP; this comes from the coding sequence ATGAATAAAGAACAAGATATTTTATTAAAAGAAGGTAAAATGCTCCCTGTAATGGAGCATTTTTACACTTTACAAGGAGAAGGAGCACACACTGGAAAAGCCGCTTATTTTATCAGATTGGGTGGTTGCGACGTTGGTTGCCACTGGTGTGATGTAAAGGAAAGCTGGGACCCGGAATTACATCCATTGATGGATGCAATGGAAATTGCAGAAACAGCAGCTAAGCATTGTAAAACTATAGTTCTTACAGGGGGAGAGCCTCTAACCTGGAACCTTGAAATACTGACCTCCAAATTGAAAGAACTTGGATGTACCATTCATATCGAAACTTCAGGAGCATATCCTATGAGCGGACATTTAGACTGGATCACTCTTTCACCAAAGAAAACAGGACTGCCAAAAGAGGAAATCTACCAAAAGGCTCATGAGCTTAAAGTAATCGTTTTTAATAATCATGACTTTGAATTTGCTCAGGAACAGGCTGCAAAAGTTTCAGAAAACTGCAAGCTTTATCTTCAAAGTGAATGGAGCAAAAGAGATGATATGTATCCGAAGATTACAGACTTCATTCTGGCGCATCCGGAATGGCAGGCATCAGTTCAGACACACAAATACCTGAATATCCCGTAA
- a CDS encoding exopolysaccharide biosynthesis polyprenyl glycosylphosphotransferase — protein sequence MQRIRYSRYLKSIIILLDLMVIASIFILFFISRNEDLKYHKETWYQNAFSLVLIFLFWVLLSGRTKIYNIPRNLTYTLFLERLLIHFISFILGVLLIGKVSKNVFFNSDIYWLSFYLFAFIFSAKSLIYFAIKYFRSLGVNYRNVMFLGNNDSTDILKNIFKDRKDYGYKIFEYKNLDIHTEELVDFWKSNGIHTLFLSTENSYSEDVESKIFKLAEDNKVHISLIPSITQSDFFLYDLGYIQTQPVLNQARYPLDYYSNFLMKRTFDIVFSILVLVFICSWVFPMIAILIKTTSKGPVFFLQKRYGFHEEVFDCLKFRTMVVNDESTTKTTEENDSRITKIGKFLRKTSLDELPQFMNVLKGEMSVVGPRPHMLAVDNYYKPKIGRYSLRSMVNPGITGLAQVNGLRGDSGDVEVEMKKRVLADAFYVRNWSFVLDLVIILKTILLVIGGDKNAK from the coding sequence ATGCAGAGAATTCGATACTCTAGATACCTGAAATCGATCATTATTTTGCTTGACCTTATGGTTATTGCATCTATTTTTATACTCTTTTTTATAAGCAGAAACGAAGACTTAAAATATCATAAGGAAACCTGGTATCAGAATGCTTTTTCCTTGGTTTTGATATTTTTGTTCTGGGTACTTCTTAGTGGTAGGACAAAAATATACAATATCCCCAGAAATTTAACCTATACCTTATTTCTGGAAAGGCTATTGATCCATTTCATATCTTTTATACTTGGTGTTCTGCTTATTGGAAAGGTAAGTAAAAATGTATTTTTCAACTCGGATATCTACTGGCTTTCATTTTATCTGTTCGCCTTTATCTTTTCGGCGAAATCACTTATTTATTTCGCTATCAAGTATTTCCGGTCTTTAGGGGTTAACTACCGAAATGTAATGTTTTTAGGAAATAATGATTCTACTGATATTCTGAAAAATATATTTAAAGATCGTAAAGATTACGGATACAAAATATTTGAATATAAAAATCTGGATATCCATACGGAAGAATTGGTGGATTTCTGGAAAAGCAACGGAATTCACACCCTGTTTCTATCTACAGAAAACTCTTACAGCGAAGATGTAGAATCTAAAATATTCAAACTGGCAGAGGACAATAAAGTTCATATTTCCTTGATTCCGAGCATCACGCAAAGTGACTTTTTCCTTTATGATCTTGGATATATACAAACTCAGCCCGTTCTTAACCAGGCAAGGTATCCACTGGATTATTATTCCAATTTCCTGATGAAAAGAACCTTTGATATTGTTTTTTCAATTCTGGTTTTGGTTTTCATTTGTTCCTGGGTATTTCCGATGATAGCTATATTAATAAAGACAACATCCAAAGGACCTGTTTTCTTTCTGCAAAAAAGATATGGATTTCATGAGGAAGTATTTGACTGTCTCAAATTCAGAACGATGGTTGTAAATGATGAGTCTACCACAAAAACAACTGAGGAAAATGACTCAAGAATTACCAAAATAGGTAAATTTCTACGGAAAACAAGCCTTGATGAACTGCCACAGTTTATGAATGTTTTAAAAGGAGAAATGTCTGTGGTAGGCCCGCGACCTCATATGTTGGCTGTAGATAATTACTATAAACCCAAAATAGGAAGATATAGTTTAAGGAGTATGGTAAACCCCGGGATCACAGGTCTGGCACAGGTAAACGGATTACGCGGGGACTCTGGCGATGTAGAAGTAGAAATGAAAAAACGGGTTCTGGCCGATGCTTTCTACGTAAGAAACTGGAGTTTCGTATTGGACCTCGTCATTATATTAAAAACCATTTTACTAGTGATCGGGGGAGATAAAAATGCAAAATAA
- a CDS encoding MlaE family ABC transporter permease, whose translation MLKKFFTAVGEYMILLGKSLQKPQKMRVFWKLFMREINDLGVNSFGLVIFTSIFVGAVVAIQMFNNFDASSFPIPPAFVGYATKAVLILEFAPTIISLILAGKVGSYIASSIGTMRVSEQIDALDIMGVNSPNFLIFPKIIACMIFNPLLIAISIVFGIGGGYIAGVLTGNWTPNDYITGIQMYMPNLFIYYAFTKTTVFAFIIATVPSYFGYFVKGGSLEVGRASTQAVVWTMVFIIISELILTQLILS comes from the coding sequence ATGTTAAAAAAGTTTTTCACAGCAGTAGGGGAATATATGATCCTTTTAGGAAAATCCCTGCAAAAGCCCCAGAAAATGAGGGTTTTTTGGAAGCTGTTCATGAGAGAAATTAATGATTTGGGAGTAAATTCTTTCGGACTTGTCATCTTCACATCTATATTCGTGGGAGCTGTAGTTGCCATTCAAATGTTCAACAACTTTGATGCTTCTTCTTTTCCCATCCCTCCTGCATTTGTAGGATATGCAACAAAAGCAGTTCTTATTTTGGAGTTTGCTCCTACCATTATCAGCTTAATTTTAGCCGGTAAAGTGGGTTCATATATTGCCTCCAGTATTGGAACAATGAGGGTTTCCGAACAGATAGATGCCTTGGATATTATGGGAGTAAACTCACCCAATTTTCTGATATTCCCTAAGATTATCGCCTGTATGATCTTCAATCCTCTTCTTATTGCCATCAGTATTGTATTTGGTATTGGCGGAGGTTACATTGCTGGGGTTTTAACAGGAAACTGGACACCCAACGACTACATCACTGGTATTCAAATGTATATGCCTAATTTATTTATCTATTATGCATTTACTAAAACCACTGTTTTTGCATTCATCATTGCAACAGTTCCTTCTTATTTCGGATATTTTGTAAAAGGAGGATCGCTGGAAGTAGGTAGAGCAAGTACGCAGGCTGTAGTATGGACAATGGTATTCATTATCATTTCTGAATTAATTTTAACCCAATTAATATTAAGCTAA
- a CDS encoding ABC transporter ATP-binding protein, with protein MIEVKDLKKSFGDVEVLKGISTSFDKGKVNLIIGQSGSGKTVFLKSLLNVYMPSSGEILFDGRDVNTMNREEKQHLRSEIGTVFQGSALFDSLTVEENIMFPLDMFTNLTYREKKKRVFEVIGRVHLDKADKKYPSEISGGMQKRVAIARAIVNNPKYLFCDEPNSGLDPYTSKIIDDLLYEITKEYNTTTIINTHDMNSVMTIGEKIVYLRLGIKEWEGNKDILITAGNKNLIDFVYSSELFKELREYLLENNKTIENTKIDDNEKGT; from the coding sequence ATGATTGAGGTAAAAGATCTTAAGAAAAGTTTTGGAGATGTTGAAGTACTTAAGGGAATTTCAACTTCATTTGATAAAGGAAAGGTAAACTTAATCATTGGGCAGAGTGGATCGGGGAAAACCGTTTTTCTTAAAAGTCTATTGAATGTTTATATGCCATCATCAGGAGAGATTTTGTTTGATGGTCGTGATGTAAACACGATGAACCGTGAAGAAAAGCAGCATCTGCGCTCAGAAATCGGAACCGTATTCCAGGGAAGTGCCCTGTTTGACTCTTTAACAGTGGAGGAAAACATTATGTTCCCTCTGGATATGTTTACCAATCTTACCTATAGAGAAAAAAAGAAAAGAGTTTTTGAAGTAATAGGCAGAGTACACCTGGATAAAGCAGATAAAAAATATCCTTCTGAAATCTCCGGAGGAATGCAAAAAAGGGTTGCTATTGCAAGAGCAATTGTGAATAATCCCAAGTACCTATTCTGTGATGAACCTAACTCCGGATTAGACCCTTATACATCAAAGATTATTGATGATCTTCTTTATGAGATTACCAAGGAATATAATACAACAACCATCATCAATACCCACGATATGAACTCTGTAATGACGATTGGCGAGAAAATTGTATACCTAAGACTTGGAATCAAGGAATGGGAAGGGAATAAAGACATTCTGATTACAGCAGGCAATAAAAATCTGATTGATTTCGTTTATTCTTCAGAACTGTTTAAAGAGCTGAGAGAATATCTACTTGAGAATAATAAAACGATTGAAAATACAAAAATAGACGATAATGAAAAAGGTACTTAG
- a CDS encoding outer membrane beta-barrel protein — MKKVLSIALVGFSMWASAQISLAAKANLIFPTGSPSWSNIKGTVNDAIEGTGKNNVGFNAGLSLKVGLPTSFFLMPEVYYTHFKNEFTTENTTFDVKSNRIDVPVLLGYNVLGNMLGVFVGPVGSFNLSNDNTYNDFKENAKNNFTVGYQFGAQLEIKKLIVNAKYEGAFSKDERNFINKVSGSEIRYDNRPNLFMVGLGYKF; from the coding sequence ATGAAAAAGGTACTTAGTATAGCATTAGTAGGGTTTTCAATGTGGGCTTCTGCACAGATTTCACTGGCAGCTAAAGCGAACTTAATATTTCCTACAGGCTCACCTTCATGGTCAAATATCAAAGGAACCGTGAATGATGCTATTGAAGGGACAGGTAAAAACAATGTAGGATTCAATGCAGGACTTTCGCTAAAGGTAGGATTGCCTACTTCATTTTTCTTAATGCCGGAAGTTTACTATACTCACTTCAAAAATGAGTTTACTACAGAGAATACTACTTTTGATGTGAAAAGCAACCGTATTGACGTTCCGGTTCTCTTAGGATATAATGTTTTGGGGAATATGCTGGGTGTTTTTGTAGGACCTGTAGGAAGCTTTAATTTAAGCAATGACAATACCTATAATGACTTCAAGGAAAATGCAAAAAACAATTTTACAGTAGGATATCAATTCGGTGCACAGCTGGAAATTAAAAAGCTTATTGTGAATGCAAAATACGAAGGAGCATTCAGTAAGGATGAAAGAAACTTCATCAATAAGGTTTCCGGTTCTGAAATCAGATACGACAACAGACCTAATTTATTTATGGTAGGTTTAGGATATAAATTTTAA